Proteins from one Rhizobium sp. CB3090 genomic window:
- a CDS encoding PotD/PotF family extracellular solute-binding protein, which produces MTNETKTTKAAKGISRRSLLKTGAAAAGAIAGSGLITGFPTIWAQSNITLRQFGTGVSNINAIAEKCKADLGITLEMTATDSDAAAQRAVTQPDSYDIADIEYWIAKKVFPTGVLQPMDVKKLKYFDKIVPLFINGKMKPDSVIAQGTAPHTVGFVEAQGSKKFAKEPTQWMTMVPTIYNADTLGIRPDLTGRPITSWADILDPAFKGKTAILNIPSIGIMDAAMIMEAAGKIKYADKGNMTKAEIDKTIDFLIKTKGDGQFRAFWKSFDESVNLMASGEVVIQSMWSPAVAAVRSKGIACTFQPLKEGYRAWGGGLGLASHLKGAQLDAAYEYINWYTSGWVGGYLNRQGYYSACMETAKQFMSADEWGYWIEGKPAQGDILSPEGKVMEKAGAVRDGGSFEARMGAVACWNSVMDEDRYMVRRWNEFIAA; this is translated from the coding sequence ATGACGAATGAAACGAAGACGACCAAGGCAGCAAAGGGAATCTCCCGCCGCTCGCTGTTGAAGACCGGCGCTGCCGCCGCCGGCGCGATTGCCGGCTCCGGCCTCATCACCGGCTTTCCGACCATCTGGGCGCAATCCAACATCACGCTTCGCCAATTCGGCACTGGCGTCTCGAACATCAACGCGATCGCCGAGAAGTGCAAGGCCGATCTCGGCATCACGCTGGAGATGACGGCGACTGATTCCGACGCCGCCGCCCAGCGCGCCGTCACCCAGCCGGACAGCTACGACATCGCCGATATCGAATATTGGATCGCCAAGAAGGTCTTCCCGACCGGCGTCCTGCAGCCGATGGACGTCAAAAAGCTCAAATATTTCGACAAGATCGTGCCGCTGTTCATCAACGGCAAGATGAAGCCGGACAGCGTCATCGCCCAGGGCACGGCGCCGCACACAGTCGGCTTCGTCGAAGCGCAGGGCTCCAAGAAATTCGCCAAGGAGCCGACGCAGTGGATGACGATGGTTCCGACCATCTACAACGCCGATACGCTCGGCATCCGTCCGGACTTGACCGGCCGTCCGATCACGAGCTGGGCCGACATCCTCGATCCGGCCTTCAAGGGCAAGACCGCAATCCTCAATATCCCGTCGATCGGCATCATGGATGCGGCGATGATCATGGAAGCTGCCGGCAAGATCAAATATGCCGACAAGGGCAACATGACCAAGGCGGAGATCGACAAGACGATCGACTTCCTGATCAAGACCAAGGGTGACGGCCAGTTCCGCGCCTTCTGGAAGTCCTTCGACGAAAGCGTCAACCTGATGGCATCGGGCGAAGTCGTCATCCAGTCGATGTGGTCGCCAGCCGTTGCCGCCGTCCGTTCGAAGGGCATCGCCTGCACTTTCCAGCCGCTCAAGGAAGGTTATCGCGCCTGGGGCGGCGGTCTCGGCCTCGCCTCGCATCTCAAGGGCGCTCAGCTCGACGCTGCCTATGAGTATATCAACTGGTACACGTCCGGCTGGGTCGGGGGCTATCTCAACCGCCAGGGCTATTACTCGGCCTGCATGGAAACGGCCAAGCAATTCATGTCGGCCGACGAATGGGGCTATTGGATCGAGGGCAAACCGGCGCAGGGCGATATCCTGTCTCCGGAAGGCAAGGTCATGGAAAAGGCCGGCGCCGTTCGCGACGGCGGCTCGTTCGAAGCCCGCATGGGCGCGGTCGCCTGCTGGAATTCGGTGATGGACGAAGATCGCTACATGGTCCGCCGCTGGAACGAGTTCATCGCCGCCTAA
- a CDS encoding ABC transporter permease, which translates to MATIASSETDQPARKVGRGRGFGVPLWLVSYLQAAPLFLILGFFFLLPIAMIGIVSFWDYDFAGLYPALLTTNYIDTLGSWVTWKTYLNTLKFTAIVWALTLVIGFWVAYFLAFHIRRTSTQMILFLVCTVPFMTSNIIRMISWIPVLGRNGLVNSTLIQMGLIPKPIEWLLYSDFAVVLAMVHLYTLFMVTPIFNTLMRIDRSLFEAARDAGASGWQVLWNVVIPLAKPGMAIGTIFVVTLVMADFSTVQVMSGGQSASIALMMKNQMSLLQYPAAAANAVVLLILVLLMVSAILRVVDIRKEL; encoded by the coding sequence ATGGCGACGATCGCTTCCTCAGAGACGGACCAGCCAGCGCGAAAAGTGGGTCGCGGGCGTGGTTTTGGCGTGCCGCTGTGGCTCGTTTCCTATCTGCAGGCGGCGCCGCTGTTTCTAATCCTGGGTTTCTTCTTCCTACTGCCGATTGCCATGATCGGCATCGTCAGTTTTTGGGATTATGATTTCGCCGGTCTCTATCCCGCCCTCCTGACCACGAATTACATCGACACGCTGGGTTCGTGGGTCACCTGGAAGACCTATCTCAACACGCTGAAGTTTACCGCCATTGTCTGGGCCTTGACGCTGGTGATCGGCTTTTGGGTCGCCTATTTCCTCGCCTTCCATATTCGCCGCACGTCGACGCAGATGATCCTCTTCCTCGTCTGCACCGTGCCTTTCATGACGTCGAACATCATCCGCATGATCTCCTGGATCCCGGTACTCGGGCGCAATGGTCTCGTCAATTCGACCCTGATCCAGATGGGGCTCATTCCGAAACCGATCGAATGGCTGCTCTATTCGGATTTTGCCGTCGTGCTCGCCATGGTGCATCTCTATACGCTGTTCATGGTGACACCGATCTTCAACACGCTGATGCGCATCGACCGCTCGCTCTTCGAAGCCGCCCGCGACGCCGGCGCCAGCGGCTGGCAGGTCCTCTGGAACGTGGTGATACCGCTTGCCAAGCCCGGCATGGCGATCGGCACGATCTTCGTCGTCACCCTGGTGATGGCGGATTTTTCGACTGTGCAGGTCATGTCTGGCGGCCAAAGCGCCTCCATCGCGCTGATGATGAAAAATCAGATGTCGCTGCTGCAATATCCGGCCGCGGCCGCCAACGCCGTGGTGCTGCTGATCCTCGTCCTGCTGATGGTTTCCGCCATCCTGCGGGTCGTCGATATCCGCAAGGAGCTTTGA